Proteins from one Lepidochelys kempii isolate rLepKem1 chromosome 6, rLepKem1.hap2, whole genome shotgun sequence genomic window:
- the MED19 gene encoding mediator of RNA polymerase II transcription subunit 19 isoform X2 — MGEERAGRAGMMENFSALFGGAEPPPPAAATALGFGPGKPGGAGAGPPPAVAPPQTAEDAARKAAAASGPFYLMRELPGNMELTGSTNLITHYNLEHSYNKFCGKKVKEKLSNFLPDLPGMIDLPGSHDNSSLRSLIEKPPICSSSFNPITGTMLTGFRLHAGPLPEQCRLMHIQPPKKKNKHKHKQSRTQDPVPPETPSDSDHKKKKKKKEEDPERKRKKKEKKKKKEAPTKIRAPKYWEC; from the exons atgggagaAGAACGCGCGGGGCGTGCTGGGATGATGGAGAATTTCTCGGCTCTCTTCGGAGGGGCTGAGCCGCCGCCTCCCGCCGCGGCTACCGCGCTGGGCTTCGGGCCGGGGAAGCCGGGGGGTGCCGGCGCCGGGCCACCCCCCGCAGTCGCCCCGCCCCAGACCGCGGAGGATGCCGCCCGGAAGGCCGCGGCTGCCAGCGGCCCCTTCTACCTGATGCGGGAGCTACCAG GCAACATGGAACTGACGGGCAGCACCAACCTGATCACACACTACAACCTGGAACACTCTTATAACAAATTCTGCGGCAAGAAGGTGAAGGAGAAGCTGAGCAACTTCCTGCCCGACCTGCCAGGGATGATCGACTTGCCGGGCTCGCATGACAACAGCAGCCTGCGCTCCCTTATTGAGAAGCCACCCATCTGCAGCAGCTCCTTCAACCCCATCACTGGCACCATGTTGACTGGCTTCCGCCTGCATGCTGGGCCG TTGCCAGAACAATGTCGCTTGATGCATATCCAGCCACccaagaagaaaaataaacacaagCACAAGCAGAGCCGCACCCAGGATCCTGTTCCCCCAG AAACCCCCTCAGACTCCGAccacaagaagaagaaaaagaaaaaggaggaggatccagagaggaagaggaagaagaaagagaagaagaaaaagaag GAggctccaaccaagatcagggccccaaaGTACTGGGAATGCTAA
- the MED19 gene encoding mediator of RNA polymerase II transcription subunit 19 isoform X1, whose translation MGEERAGRAGMMENFSALFGGAEPPPPAAATALGFGPGKPGGAGAGPPPAVAPPQTAEDAARKAAAASGPFYLMRELPGNMELTGSTNLITHYNLEHSYNKFCGKKVKEKLSNFLPDLPGMIDLPGSHDNSSLRSLIEKPPICSSSFNPITGTMLTGFRLHAGPLPEQCRLMHIQPPKKKNKHKHKQSRTQDPVPPETPSDSDHKKKKKKKEEDPERKRKKKEKKKKKNRHSPEHPGVGSSQASSSSSLR comes from the exons atgggagaAGAACGCGCGGGGCGTGCTGGGATGATGGAGAATTTCTCGGCTCTCTTCGGAGGGGCTGAGCCGCCGCCTCCCGCCGCGGCTACCGCGCTGGGCTTCGGGCCGGGGAAGCCGGGGGGTGCCGGCGCCGGGCCACCCCCCGCAGTCGCCCCGCCCCAGACCGCGGAGGATGCCGCCCGGAAGGCCGCGGCTGCCAGCGGCCCCTTCTACCTGATGCGGGAGCTACCAG GCAACATGGAACTGACGGGCAGCACCAACCTGATCACACACTACAACCTGGAACACTCTTATAACAAATTCTGCGGCAAGAAGGTGAAGGAGAAGCTGAGCAACTTCCTGCCCGACCTGCCAGGGATGATCGACTTGCCGGGCTCGCATGACAACAGCAGCCTGCGCTCCCTTATTGAGAAGCCACCCATCTGCAGCAGCTCCTTCAACCCCATCACTGGCACCATGTTGACTGGCTTCCGCCTGCATGCTGGGCCG TTGCCAGAACAATGTCGCTTGATGCATATCCAGCCACccaagaagaaaaataaacacaagCACAAGCAGAGCCGCACCCAGGATCCTGTTCCCCCAG AAACCCCCTCAGACTCCGAccacaagaagaagaaaaagaaaaaggaggaggatccagagaggaagaggaagaagaaagagaagaagaaaaagaag AATCGGCacagcccagagcacccaggcGTGGGCAGCTcccaagccagcagcagcagcagcctccggTGA